A stretch of Blautia liquoris DNA encodes these proteins:
- a CDS encoding spore coat protein — MKDQIYTEKEVLTDALTAEKATTNNYNTFANECVHDNVRQAIMHCLEQEHAIQTDVFNMMHEKGYYPTPAAQEQKVQEAKQKYSQCVKNTNSSMM; from the coding sequence ATGAAAGATCAGATCTATACAGAAAAGGAAGTCTTAACAGATGCCCTGACTGCAGAGAAAGCTACGACGAATAATTACAATACGTTTGCAAATGAATGCGTTCATGACAATGTAAGGCAGGCAATCATGCACTGTCTCGAGCAGGAGCATGCGATTCAGACCGATGTCTTCAATATGATGCATGAAAAAGGGTATTATCCCACACCGGCTGCCCAGGAACAAAAAGTTCAGGAAGCAAAACAAAAATACTCACAGTGCGTAAAAAACACGAATTCCAGCATGATGTAA
- the pcrA gene encoding DNA helicase PcrA, which produces MNILEDMNPQQKEAVQYTRGPLLILAGAGSGKTRVLTHRIAYLIENGVKPYHIMAITFTNKAAQEMRDRVDQIVGFGSESIWVSTFHSSCVRILRRFIDRIGFLNSFTIYDTDDQKTLMKQVIKKLELDPKIYKERALMSAISSAKNEMISPEQFEKNAGLDWNKKKISQVYYEYQAELKKNNALDFDDLLVKTVELFKQCQDVLEYYQDRFQYLMVDEYQDTNTVQFQFINLLAAKNRNLCVVGDDDQSIYKFRGANIRNILEFEKSFPDAKVIKLEQNYRSTSNILDAANGVISNNKGRKEKKLWTENEKGAKITFRKFQNGFEEAEYVTGEISRKIRNGECRYGDIAILYRTNAQSRLFEEKLLIANIPYKIVGSVNFYARKEVKDLLSYLKTVDNASDDLAVQRIINVPKRGIGATTISRIQAHAAESGTNFYGALLEAQYIPGLSRSLSKIESFTTFIQKLRTQVQYYSVKELLEHIIEETGYVKKLEAEDTDEARARIENIDELISKVVTYEEEEESPTLSGFLQEVALVADIDSIDSDSDFCLLMTLHSAKGLEFPYVFMAGMEDGIFPSYMTITGDDPDELEEERRLCYVGITRAKKELVMTAASQRMIRGETQYNKVSRFVHEIPRELVELGREKDLDRDAFVNPRQRFSNNVSFKPRQFTVTRLEHLEYNVGDTVRHTKFGVGEVTDIADGGKDYEVTVHFDHAGVKKMFASFAKLKKI; this is translated from the coding sequence ATGAATATATTAGAGGATATGAATCCACAACAAAAAGAGGCTGTACAGTATACCAGAGGGCCGCTGCTGATTCTGGCAGGAGCCGGCTCGGGAAAGACTCGCGTGCTGACTCACCGGATCGCTTATCTGATCGAAAATGGCGTAAAACCCTATCATATCATGGCTATTACATTTACGAATAAAGCTGCACAGGAAATGCGTGACAGGGTTGATCAAATTGTCGGATTCGGTTCTGAGAGCATCTGGGTAAGTACGTTTCACTCCAGCTGTGTGCGTATTCTGCGCAGATTTATCGACCGAATCGGATTTTTAAACAGTTTTACGATATATGACACAGATGATCAGAAAACACTTATGAAACAGGTAATTAAAAAACTGGAGCTGGATCCCAAGATATACAAGGAACGTGCACTGATGTCGGCAATATCCTCTGCGAAGAATGAGATGATCTCTCCGGAGCAGTTTGAAAAGAATGCCGGACTTGACTGGAACAAGAAGAAAATATCGCAGGTATATTATGAATATCAGGCAGAATTAAAAAAGAACAATGCTCTTGATTTCGACGATCTGTTGGTCAAAACAGTCGAACTTTTCAAACAATGTCAGGATGTGTTGGAGTATTATCAGGATAGATTTCAGTATCTGATGGTGGACGAGTACCAGGATACAAATACGGTTCAGTTTCAGTTTATCAATTTGCTTGCTGCGAAGAACAGGAATCTCTGCGTAGTAGGAGATGACGATCAATCCATCTACAAATTCAGAGGTGCAAATATCAGAAATATTCTGGAATTTGAAAAAAGCTTTCCGGATGCGAAGGTGATCAAACTAGAGCAAAATTACCGATCTACTTCCAATATATTAGATGCCGCCAATGGGGTTATATCCAATAATAAAGGAAGAAAAGAGAAAAAGCTTTGGACCGAAAATGAAAAGGGAGCAAAAATCACCTTTCGCAAGTTCCAGAATGGTTTTGAGGAGGCGGAATATGTCACCGGTGAAATCAGCAGGAAAATCAGAAATGGTGAGTGCAGGTACGGTGATATAGCAATTTTATACAGGACGAATGCACAGTCTCGTCTGTTTGAGGAAAAATTACTGATTGCAAATATTCCTTATAAAATCGTTGGGAGTGTTAACTTTTATGCCAGAAAAGAGGTAAAGGATCTGCTGTCTTATTTAAAGACTGTTGACAATGCCAGTGACGATCTTGCCGTTCAAAGAATTATCAACGTTCCGAAGAGGGGAATTGGCGCGACGACGATCTCAAGAATACAGGCTCATGCGGCCGAGTCAGGGACTAATTTTTATGGTGCGCTCTTAGAAGCACAGTACATACCGGGACTTTCAAGGAGTCTGTCCAAAATAGAATCTTTTACAACGTTTATTCAGAAATTAAGAACACAGGTTCAATACTACTCGGTAAAAGAGCTTTTGGAACATATTATAGAGGAAACCGGTTATGTCAAAAAGCTGGAAGCAGAGGATACCGATGAGGCAAGGGCAAGGATAGAAAACATTGATGAATTAATATCTAAAGTTGTCACATACGAAGAGGAGGAAGAGTCCCCCACGCTTAGTGGCTTTTTGCAGGAAGTTGCACTGGTTGCTGATATTGATTCGATTGACTCGGACAGTGACTTTTGTCTTCTTATGACACTTCACAGTGCAAAAGGTCTTGAATTCCCCTATGTATTTATGGCGGGGATGGAGGATGGTATTTTCCCAAGTTACATGACCATAACAGGGGATGATCCGGACGAACTGGAAGAAGAGCGCAGATTATGCTATGTCGGTATCACGCGGGCAAAAAAGGAACTTGTGATGACGGCTGCAAGCCAACGTATGATTCGTGGAGAGACTCAATATAATAAAGTCTCCAGATTTGTACATGAGATACCAAGAGAGTTGGTTGAACTTGGAAGGGAGAAGGATCTTGATCGGGATGCATTCGTTAATCCCAGGCAAAGATTTTCGAACAACGTATCATTTAAGCCGCGTCAGTTTAC
- a CDS encoding MFS transporter: MNKISTRERIRNHPLIRTLFELEGNQKVLTFLEPLWGIPQNLIAPYATLYMYELGVNDVQIGLLMSIAMFVQMISAFAGGIIADRAGRKVTCNFGDFLGWCIPCVIWAVSQNFWFFLAAIVLNSFEQVNQTAWNCLLIEDAPSGQILHIYTWVTISGLLSVFFAPISGFVISRVSLVPVMRVLYFIFAVCMTVKCLITIRCTKETRQGMKRKEQTKGQSLWYMISEYRYILPRIFQDKPTVKILIIMVLLQMTTQITNNFFSLYTTENLGIQKSFLALFPILRAVIMLIFMFVMQEKLENFPFRIPMGVGFLLYIGSQLILIFSPHRNYIFIILYTIMEAFAFALVVPRKDSMLALYVDPEERARIVSVLGVIMFIFASPSGYIAGKLSSINRQLPFILNMSLYVISGIITIRFNDPLPEYLETEND; the protein is encoded by the coding sequence ATGAATAAAATTTCAACGCGCGAACGTATTCGGAATCATCCTCTCATCAGGACTTTGTTTGAATTAGAGGGAAATCAGAAGGTACTGACTTTTCTGGAACCTCTCTGGGGAATTCCCCAGAATCTGATTGCGCCTTATGCGACCCTTTATATGTACGAACTTGGGGTAAATGATGTTCAGATCGGTCTTCTGATGTCAATTGCCATGTTTGTTCAGATGATTTCTGCATTTGCCGGAGGGATTATTGCAGACAGAGCCGGGAGAAAAGTCACCTGTAATTTTGGAGATTTTCTGGGTTGGTGTATCCCATGTGTAATCTGGGCCGTTTCACAAAACTTCTGGTTCTTTTTAGCAGCGATTGTCTTAAATAGTTTTGAACAGGTCAATCAGACTGCCTGGAACTGTCTGTTAATCGAGGATGCTCCTTCTGGACAGATTCTCCATATTTATACCTGGGTTACAATATCCGGGCTGCTTTCGGTGTTCTTTGCACCGATTTCAGGGTTTGTCATCAGCAGAGTTTCTCTGGTACCCGTCATGAGAGTGTTGTACTTTATATTTGCAGTCTGTATGACAGTCAAATGTCTGATCACTATCCGCTGCACAAAAGAAACCCGTCAGGGCATGAAGAGGAAAGAACAGACAAAAGGTCAAAGTCTCTGGTACATGATATCCGAGTACCGATACATACTGCCGCGGATCTTTCAAGACAAGCCTACCGTAAAGATTCTGATTATCATGGTTCTGCTGCAGATGACTACTCAGATTACTAATAACTTTTTCTCACTCTATACGACTGAGAATCTGGGCATTCAAAAAAGCTTTTTAGCTCTTTTTCCAATCCTTCGTGCTGTTATTATGCTTATTTTTATGTTTGTGATGCAGGAGAAACTGGAAAATTTTCCATTTCGGATTCCGATGGGTGTCGGCTTTCTACTTTATATAGGCTCTCAGCTCATCTTGATCTTTAGCCCGCATAGAAATTACATTTTTATCATCCTTTATACAATTATGGAAGCTTTTGCGTTTGCACTGGTAGTTCCAAGAAAAGATTCTATGCTCGCATTATATGTTGATCCTGAAGAACGTGCACGGATCGTCAGTGTACTTGGAGTTATCATGTTTATCTTTGCATCTCCCTCCGGTTATATTGCCGGAAAACTTTCAAGCATCAACAGACAGCTGCCATTCATCTTGAATATGTCACTTTATGTAATTTCCGGAATCATCACTATACGGTTTAATGACCCGCTCCCGGAATATTTGGAAACAGAAAACGATTAA